A part of Emcibacter nanhaiensis genomic DNA contains:
- a CDS encoding S1 family peptidase: MKSKFRSIIVFLVVTVFFTAGGSAHDNNRDFPKLVKKMTPSVVGIAAHNPLGAPQNVLRGTGFVVYDGNYVITNAHVLPNPAHMTDKETIVVLSGIGRLPDVRQAQVVKTNEQHDLALLKIEGEPLPAVKLGNGAMLDPGTSIAFTGYPIGAVLGLYPVTHQGIVSAITPNVIPQPSARYLDIKIITQSRFEVYQLDATAYPGNSGSPLYDAITGRVEGVINSVKVKGTKENALKSPSGITFAIPAVYIHEILNEAGLKTAGGRPVK, from the coding sequence ATGAAATCTAAATTTCGCTCCATCATTGTTTTTCTGGTTGTGACTGTCTTCTTCACAGCTGGCGGCAGCGCGCATGACAATAACAGGGATTTCCCGAAACTGGTGAAGAAGATGACCCCGTCTGTCGTGGGGATTGCCGCCCACAATCCTTTGGGGGCGCCGCAGAACGTGTTGCGGGGAACGGGTTTCGTTGTCTATGACGGCAACTACGTCATCACAAATGCCCATGTGCTGCCAAATCCGGCCCATATGACGGATAAAGAGACCATCGTTGTTCTTTCCGGCATCGGCCGCCTGCCTGATGTGCGCCAGGCACAGGTTGTCAAGACCAATGAACAGCATGACCTGGCGTTACTCAAGATTGAGGGCGAACCGCTTCCGGCAGTCAAGCTGGGAAACGGCGCCATGCTGGATCCGGGCACTTCCATTGCCTTTACCGGGTATCCGATCGGCGCGGTGCTGGGGCTTTATCCGGTCACTCATCAGGGAATTGTATCGGCGATCACGCCCAATGTTATTCCCCAGCCCTCGGCCCGCTATCTGGACATCAAGATCATTACCCAGTCGCGTTTTGAAGTCTATCAGCTGGATGCGACCGCCTATCCGGGCAACAGCGGCAGTCCGCTTTATGACGCGATCACCGGCAGGGTGGAAGGTGTCATCAACAGCGTGAAGGTCAAGGGGACAAAAGAAAATGCCCTGAAGTCACCTTCCGGCATCACATTTGCCATACCGGCAGTCTATATTCATGAAATATTGAATGAGGCGGGGCTGAAAACAGCAGGGGGCCGTCCCGTCAAATAA
- the xrtA gene encoding exosortase A gives MIKFFGNDLTIVERWIKTAVIWCLMLAVVLASFWQTISEVVGVWWNQAYYNHCLLIIPIVAYVLYERREIFTRLAPAPSAWGLLVIGAGAFVWFLGDMADTNVVKQFGLVVILQGTILTAIGVRAVHGLLFPYLYLYFLIPFGNFLIPTLQDITTFFVVKTLNLLDIPVYVEGVFLTVPNGKFHVAEACAGLRFLVATVALGLLMANIAYKTIGRQIIVVLLSLIVPVLANGVRATGIVLIGYYSEMQYAVGVDHLVYGWFFFALVLLLFISIAMTFTNRKVSDSYLDFSRDYWSRSLADASLGKWAFLVAVTFVLTAVAPLYSLKVENRLSLAEHTAQDLDPGISSFAKADVESNWHPRFKNADNELLVSYQVGEGRVFDLYMARYAYQHRQKEMIRFGNTVAAPKVWSYTAGGERTVEFGGRNYDMIEEIIHSHLGNRLVWYVYFVDDRFTNNTYVAKLYDARAKLLGDSLEAKVFAISIPIPDGNEKMAREALAEIAQNLPPIDTMLAGQGGKK, from the coding sequence GTGATTAAGTTTTTCGGAAATGACCTGACGATTGTTGAAAGATGGATCAAGACTGCGGTGATCTGGTGTCTGATGCTGGCTGTGGTTCTGGCGTCTTTCTGGCAGACTATTTCCGAGGTCGTTGGTGTCTGGTGGAATCAGGCTTACTATAATCACTGTCTGCTGATCATCCCGATTGTTGCTTATGTCCTGTATGAACGCCGGGAGATTTTCACCAGGCTGGCGCCTGCGCCGTCGGCCTGGGGACTATTGGTCATCGGCGCCGGGGCTTTCGTCTGGTTCCTGGGGGATATGGCGGACACCAATGTGGTCAAACAGTTCGGCCTGGTCGTCATCCTGCAGGGAACGATCCTGACGGCGATCGGCGTACGGGCCGTACATGGACTGCTGTTTCCTTACCTTTATTTGTATTTCCTGATCCCCTTTGGCAATTTCCTGATCCCGACCCTGCAGGACATCACCACCTTTTTCGTGGTCAAGACCTTGAATTTACTCGATATTCCGGTTTATGTGGAAGGGGTATTCCTTACGGTTCCCAACGGTAAGTTCCATGTGGCGGAAGCCTGCGCCGGGCTGCGGTTCCTGGTGGCTACCGTGGCGCTTGGCCTGTTGATGGCCAACATTGCCTACAAGACGATTGGCCGTCAAATCATCGTCGTGTTGCTGTCGTTGATTGTGCCCGTCCTGGCCAACGGTGTGCGGGCGACCGGGATCGTTCTGATCGGCTATTATTCTGAAATGCAATATGCCGTCGGTGTGGATCACCTGGTTTACGGCTGGTTCTTCTTTGCGCTCGTCTTGCTGCTGTTCATTTCCATTGCCATGACCTTTACCAATCGCAAGGTGTCGGACAGCTACCTTGATTTTAGCCGCGATTACTGGAGCCGGTCCCTGGCGGACGCTTCGCTGGGTAAATGGGCCTTTCTGGTCGCCGTGACCTTTGTGCTGACTGCGGTCGCGCCGCTCTATAGCCTGAAGGTTGAAAACCGGCTTTCCCTAGCTGAGCATACAGCGCAGGATTTGGATCCTGGAATTTCCTCCTTTGCCAAAGCAGATGTGGAAAGCAACTGGCATCCCCGCTTCAAGAACGCTGACAATGAACTGCTGGTCAGCTACCAGGTCGGAGAAGGTCGCGTCTTTGACCTTTACATGGCCCGGTATGCCTACCAGCATCGTCAGAAAGAGATGATCCGGTTCGGCAATACGGTGGCCGCGCCCAAGGTCTGGTCCTATACGGCCGGCGGCGAACGGACGGTGGAATTCGGCGGCCGGAACTATGATATGATCGAGGAGATCATTCATTCCCATCTCGGCAACCGGCTGGTCTGGTATGTCTATTTTGTGGACGATCGCTTTACAAACAACACATATGTTGCGAAGCTTTATGACGCCCGGGCGAAATTGCTGGGCGATAGCCTGGAAGCCAAGGTTTTTGCTATTTCCATTCCCATCCCGGACGGTAACGAGAAAATGGCGCGCGAGGCCCTGGCGGAAATTGCCCAAAATTTGCCACCGATCGACACTATGCTCGCGGGGCAGGGCGGCAAAAAATAA
- a CDS encoding FemAB family XrtA/PEP-CTERM system-associated protein has product MQVKLYDINGDPTAWNDYVLAHPSATAAHMMAWGRAVHVSMGHPLYYVCVEDEGKIRGLVPLVHVKSSLFGNSLISVAFATNGGPLFDNDEVLALLDEECARLAEELRVDCVEFRNMDRVHEDWPCKEDMYSVFRKELSTDNEENMKAIPRKQRAMVRKGIKFELRAEIDEDVERLYPLYAESVRNLGTPVFPKKLFQAMKDEFGKDCEILTVCTPDGQPIASVMSLYFRNEVFPYYGGATLDARKYAANDFMYWSVMERAVSERGCEIFDFGRSKNGTGSFSFKKNWGFEPRPLHYEYYLREGQEVPEVNPMNPKYQLMIKTWRKLPLPVANFLGPFIARSLG; this is encoded by the coding sequence ATGCAGGTAAAATTATACGACATCAACGGGGACCCAACGGCGTGGAACGACTATGTCCTGGCCCATCCTTCTGCCACGGCGGCCCATATGATGGCTTGGGGGCGGGCGGTGCACGTCAGCATGGGGCATCCGCTCTATTATGTCTGTGTGGAGGATGAGGGCAAAATCCGGGGCTTGGTGCCGCTGGTGCATGTCAAGAGTAGCCTGTTCGGCAACAGCCTGATTTCCGTGGCTTTCGCCACCAATGGCGGCCCGCTCTTTGACAATGACGAGGTTCTCGCCCTGCTGGATGAGGAATGCGCCCGGCTGGCCGAGGAGCTCAGGGTGGATTGCGTGGAATTCCGCAACATGGACCGGGTGCACGAAGACTGGCCCTGCAAGGAGGATATGTATTCGGTATTCCGCAAGGAACTTTCCACCGACAACGAAGAAAATATGAAAGCCATCCCCCGCAAACAGCGGGCCATGGTGCGCAAGGGAATCAAGTTCGAGCTCAGGGCGGAAATCGACGAGGATGTAGAACGTCTCTATCCGCTCTATGCGGAAAGCGTGCGCAACCTGGGTACGCCGGTCTTTCCCAAGAAACTGTTCCAGGCTATGAAAGATGAATTCGGCAAGGATTGTGAAATCCTGACGGTCTGTACACCCGACGGCCAGCCGATTGCCAGCGTCATGAGCCTGTATTTCCGCAATGAGGTCTTTCCTTATTACGGCGGCGCCACGTTGGACGCCCGCAAATATGCAGCCAATGATTTTATGTACTGGTCCGTCATGGAACGGGCGGTTTCCGAGCGGGGCTGCGAGATTTTTGACTTCGGGCGCAGCAAGAACGGTACCGGCTCCTTCAGTTTTAAAAAGAACTGGGGATTCGAGCCGCGTCCCCTGCATTATGAATATTATCTGCGGGAGGGGCAGGAGGTGCCGGAGGTCAATCCGATGAATCCCAAGTATCAGCTGATGATCAAAACCTGGAGAAAGCTGCCGTTGCCGGTGGCCAATTTCCTCGGACCGTTCATCGCCCGGTCACTTGGCTAG
- a CDS encoding XrtA system polysaccharide deacetylase, with protein MTDQIRNAMTVDVEDYFQVGAFENDIDRADWDALPCRVERNTDQILQMFDDAGVKATFFTLGWVAERYPDLVRRIVDSGHELASHGMAHWRVTDQTREQFREDVLRSKTLLEDVSGQKIRGYRAASFSIGERNLWALDVLEEAGFDYSSSIYPIRHDHYGMPEAPRFSFHPIEGRNFLEMPVTTVDVGGRKVPCGGGGYFRLLPYFLSKWAMSRVNSRDQQSCIFYFHPWEIDPDQPRQEQAGWKSRFRHYTNLDVMETKLRRALADFSWGRMDEIFLKN; from the coding sequence ATGACCGATCAGATCAGGAACGCCATGACGGTGGATGTGGAAGACTATTTCCAGGTTGGCGCCTTTGAAAATGACATTGATCGTGCTGACTGGGACGCTCTTCCCTGCCGGGTTGAACGGAATACCGACCAGATTTTGCAGATGTTTGATGACGCCGGCGTCAAGGCCACCTTCTTTACGTTGGGCTGGGTTGCCGAGAGATATCCCGACCTCGTGCGTCGGATTGTGGATAGCGGCCATGAACTGGCCAGCCACGGCATGGCGCACTGGCGCGTGACGGACCAGACCCGGGAGCAGTTCCGTGAGGATGTCCTGCGCTCCAAGACGCTTCTCGAGGATGTCAGCGGACAGAAAATCCGCGGCTACCGGGCAGCCAGCTTTTCCATCGGGGAACGCAATCTCTGGGCCCTGGATGTGCTGGAGGAAGCCGGCTTCGATTACAGCTCCAGCATCTATCCCATTCGCCATGACCATTACGGCATGCCGGAAGCGCCGCGCTTTTCCTTTCACCCCATCGAGGGGCGCAACTTTCTGGAAATGCCGGTGACAACCGTGGACGTCGGCGGCCGGAAGGTTCCCTGCGGCGGTGGCGGCTATTTCCGCCTGTTGCCCTATTTCCTCTCCAAATGGGCCATGTCCCGGGTCAACAGCCGGGACCAGCAGTCCTGTATTTTTTATTTCCATCCGTGGGAGATCGATCCCGATCAGCCGCGACAGGAACAGGCCGGATGGAAATCCCGGTTTCGTCATTACACAAACCTTGACGTTATGGAAACAAAGCTGCGTCGGGCGCTGGCTGATTTCAGCTGGGGCCGGATGGACGAAATCTTCCTGAAAAACTAG
- a CDS encoding XrtA/PEP-CTERM system-associated ATPase — protein MYAEFYGLEGKPFQLTPDPRFYFDSSTHHKAMAYLTYGLSQGEGFIIITGEIGAGKTTLVGHLLNELDKDKFVAAKIVTTNLEADDILRMVAVGFGLDVTGKDKSVLLRDIETFLRQNHMQGRRALLLIDEVQNLPTKALEELRMLSNFQEGDRALLQSFLVGQPEFRDKWAFDPDLEQLRQRVIATHHLQAMTYDETREYVEHRLTLVGWKNNPSFTDGAFMKIYEYTQGVPRRLNTLCSRILLFGAIEEIHEIDDKVVADVVADMEQENALATQPIKSPSSVRGEMNGSGAAAGRPVNGSLPAELESRLDTLERYVRVHDETIKAVLDIASVWLGKNAERGE, from the coding sequence ATGTATGCTGAATTTTACGGCCTAGAAGGGAAACCCTTCCAACTGACACCGGATCCCCGGTTCTACTTCGATAGTAGCACCCACCACAAGGCCATGGCCTATCTGACTTATGGCCTGAGCCAGGGGGAGGGGTTCATCATCATTACCGGTGAAATCGGGGCCGGAAAAACCACACTTGTGGGTCATTTGCTGAATGAACTGGACAAGGACAAGTTTGTTGCTGCCAAGATCGTTACCACCAACCTGGAAGCCGACGACATTCTCAGGATGGTGGCTGTGGGGTTTGGCCTGGATGTAACCGGCAAGGACAAGTCTGTCCTGCTCCGTGACATCGAGACTTTCCTCCGGCAGAACCACATGCAGGGGCGCCGGGCGCTGCTGCTGATCGACGAGGTGCAGAACCTGCCGACCAAGGCGCTGGAAGAACTGCGTATGCTGTCCAATTTCCAGGAAGGGGACCGTGCCCTGCTGCAGAGTTTCCTGGTCGGCCAGCCCGAATTCCGTGACAAATGGGCCTTTGACCCGGACCTGGAGCAATTGCGCCAGCGGGTGATTGCCACGCACCACCTGCAGGCCATGACCTATGACGAGACCCGGGAATATGTGGAACACCGGCTCACGCTGGTCGGCTGGAAGAATAATCCCAGTTTTACTGACGGCGCCTTTATGAAGATTTACGAGTATACCCAGGGCGTACCCCGTCGCCTGAACACCCTGTGCTCCCGTATCCTGCTGTTCGGCGCCATCGAGGAAATTCACGAAATCGATGACAAGGTTGTGGCTGATGTCGTTGCCGATATGGAACAGGAAAATGCCCTGGCGACACAACCGATCAAAAGCCCGTCCTCCGTACGCGGCGAGATGAATGGCAGCGGGGCAGCCGCCGGCCGGCCCGTAAACGGTTCGCTTCCCGCCGAACTGGAATCCCGGCTGGATACCCTGGAGAGATATGTCCGCGTCCATGACGAGACCATCAAGGCGGTCCTCGATATCGCGTCTGTCTGGCTTGGAAAAAATGCCGAGAGGGGCGAATAA
- a CDS encoding TIGR03016 family PEP-CTERM system-associated outer membrane protein: protein MCKNKIAYVFLPAFVGLAAPAAGVAADWEVTPSLTVIETYTDNVDLDSAQAEGDFITQVAPNITVRADGPRLDLNLNYTPNYFYYPDATGDKDEIRHNLNFTANSELSEDLFFVDASANVNQRYLDRRRAVSSVDGSRTLNRATIQTYRVRPYLTHHFGSFADARLEANVRHVRSDDDERLLLAGSNFQKATSWGTSLTVDSGSQFSRIGWSYSAYYNDQQRVSADSYKNYGTRLDGSYRINRMLSLLGSFGYENRDANSAFVQFDNVVWDAGFRLVPGPRTSISFRYGNQYRGDTFSLSAFYRITPKAQLTVTYRDLLETYQTLEVIDAFVIDPFSGQISNNGTEFLDDSFVRTKTWQVSLQGERGRTTYSLSGTNRRYSNEYATRDEERSTVSASLGRRLSPKLTVSVYGSFSYSEYTYNLGTDDIPFFVPVDDKFWSAGANASYRISESLTSTVAYVYSDRSGTRLPLLNRPSNYISISIRAAL, encoded by the coding sequence ATGTGTAAAAATAAAATCGCTTATGTCTTTCTTCCGGCGTTCGTGGGGCTCGCTGCACCCGCAGCCGGTGTAGCGGCCGACTGGGAAGTGACGCCGTCGCTTACCGTGATCGAGACCTATACCGACAACGTGGACCTGGACAGTGCCCAGGCGGAAGGCGACTTTATTACCCAGGTTGCCCCCAATATCACGGTCAGGGCCGATGGCCCCCGTCTGGACCTGAACCTGAATTACACACCGAACTATTTTTATTATCCCGACGCGACGGGCGACAAGGACGAAATCCGCCATAACCTGAATTTCACAGCGAATTCCGAACTGTCGGAAGACCTGTTTTTCGTCGATGCCAGCGCCAACGTCAATCAGAGATACCTGGACCGTCGCCGGGCTGTTTCCAGCGTGGACGGCAGCCGGACCCTGAACCGCGCCACAATCCAGACCTACAGGGTTCGGCCCTACCTGACCCATCATTTTGGCTCTTTTGCCGATGCCCGCCTCGAGGCCAATGTCCGGCATGTGAGGAGCGATGACGATGAGCGCCTGCTTCTGGCGGGTTCAAATTTTCAAAAAGCCACCAGTTGGGGAACCAGCCTGACCGTGGACAGCGGCAGTCAGTTTTCCCGTATCGGCTGGTCCTATTCAGCCTATTACAATGACCAGCAACGGGTTTCCGCGGATAGCTATAAAAACTACGGTACCCGCCTGGACGGCAGTTACCGGATTAACCGTATGCTGTCCCTTCTGGGCAGCTTCGGCTATGAAAACCGGGACGCCAACAGCGCCTTCGTGCAATTCGATAATGTGGTCTGGGATGCGGGCTTCCGTCTGGTCCCCGGACCGAGAACCTCGATTTCCTTCCGCTACGGCAACCAGTATCGCGGCGATACCTTCTCTCTCAGCGCCTTTTACCGGATCACACCGAAGGCGCAGCTGACGGTAACCTACCGCGACCTGCTGGAAACCTACCAGACACTGGAAGTGATTGATGCCTTTGTCATTGACCCCTTTTCCGGCCAGATTTCCAACAACGGGACCGAGTTCCTGGATGACAGTTTTGTCCGGACCAAAACCTGGCAGGTTTCCCTGCAGGGGGAACGGGGGCGCACGACTTATAGCCTGAGCGGGACCAACAGGAGATATTCCAATGAATATGCGACCCGTGATGAGGAGCGCTCGACGGTATCTGCTTCCCTGGGGCGCCGGTTAAGTCCCAAGCTGACGGTCTCTGTATATGGCTCCTTCAGCTACTCCGAATACACCTATAATCTTGGCACTGATGACATTCCTTTTTTCGTTCCGGTTGACGACAAGTTCTGGAGCGCCGGTGCCAATGCCTCCTACCGGATTTCTGAATCCCTGACGTCGACTGTGGCCTATGTTTATTCAGACCGGTCCGGTACGCGTCTGCCTTTGCTGAACCGGCCGTCCAACTATATTTCCATTTCGATAAGGGCGGCGCTGTAG
- a CDS encoding XrtA-associated tyrosine autokinase, which yields MSLIEKAAEKMKKTESLVEKAARKAAENSAKAEPAAQTSANQVASETPAPAPAPEKPVQAEPVAQAEPMAEPQAASAPVSRSHGRRSRHVDINFDELRAQNIPVLETDHSIISEEFRIVKRSLLLNAFAKGDAAIKNGNIIMVTSTQPDEGKTFCAVSLAMSMAMERDLTVLLIDADVEKPDVMKRLGVKADKGLIDVIEDKSLDLSDCLLRTNIPNLSLLPAGKKHRLTTELLASERMGEIVDEVAKRYPDRVIIIDSPPVLASSSASVLALSVGQVLYVVEADKTREIDLKEALSMIGSCEHINLLLNKSRFSGGKKKFGSYYGYGHH from the coding sequence ATGAGTTTGATCGAAAAAGCTGCAGAGAAGATGAAGAAAACGGAAAGCCTTGTGGAAAAGGCCGCCAGGAAAGCGGCTGAAAATTCTGCAAAGGCGGAACCTGCTGCTCAGACCTCTGCCAATCAGGTAGCTTCAGAAACACCCGCACCGGCTCCGGCCCCGGAAAAGCCGGTTCAGGCCGAGCCGGTTGCTCAAGCGGAGCCCATGGCTGAGCCACAGGCTGCATCCGCACCGGTGTCCAGGTCACACGGGCGTCGGAGCCGCCACGTCGATATCAATTTCGACGAGCTTCGGGCGCAGAATATTCCGGTTCTCGAAACCGATCATTCTATTATTTCCGAAGAATTCCGGATCGTTAAACGGAGCCTGCTGCTCAATGCTTTTGCCAAGGGTGATGCGGCCATCAAGAATGGCAACATCATCATGGTGACCAGCACCCAGCCGGATGAAGGCAAAACCTTCTGCGCCGTCAGCCTGGCTATGAGCATGGCCATGGAACGGGACCTGACGGTTCTGCTGATTGACGCCGATGTGGAAAAGCCCGATGTGATGAAACGCCTGGGGGTCAAGGCGGACAAGGGGCTGATCGATGTGATCGAGGATAAGAGCCTGGATCTGTCAGATTGCCTGCTGAGAACCAATATTCCGAACCTGTCGCTTCTGCCGGCGGGGAAAAAGCACCGCCTGACGACCGAACTGCTCGCCAGTGAGCGGATGGGTGAGATTGTTGACGAAGTGGCGAAGCGCTATCCGGACCGTGTGATCATCATTGATTCACCGCCGGTTCTGGCCAGCAGCTCGGCTTCCGTTCTGGCCCTGAGCGTAGGACAGGTCCTGTATGTTGTAGAAGCCGATAAAACGCGCGAGATCGATCTCAAGGAAGCCTTGTCCATGATCGGCTCCTGTGAGCATATCAATCTGCTTCTGAACAAATCGCGTTTCTCGGGCGGCAAGAAGAAATTCGGATCCTATTACGGCTACGGCCACCATTAA
- a CDS encoding XrtA system polysaccharide chain length determinant produces MQELYQQLLSILYGVWRKRHFALAVSWVVCIAGWMYVAQIPNKYESSARIHVDAETMLKPLMKGLTVSNNVYDQVRLMRQTLISRPNIEKVIRMTDLDMTVTSEEETEKLVEALSEDIKINIQGAANLFQISYENSNPAVAKKVVQSLLNIFIEDKLATGRKDLSSALRFIEEQIREYEEQMEIAEQRTAEFKQKNMSFLSSQGKSYFDQMQQAQEDVAIVKNQISEYRNKQKQMKAYLENIPPYLASGSGTGPAIGGAGPSTSSNLANRISILEQRLDDLYARGYKDQHPDVKIIMNQIADLQAKMAEEQAELAKALEEGDTEKLQNTAGVRPNPVYDQLNMNIIELEGEIASLQARLAQKEDEVKRLSSYAQRVPEVEAELARLNRDYGIIKRNYNELLEKRESARISQDLETKSDRVQFRVIEPPQEAREPSSPNRLLYVVAVLFIGLGAGVGVAFLMSQMHSTFSTEQRLRDILSLPVLGSISAIPSPQELRGRKRKLILFSIMLAGLFISCVSVYAMMNYYYVPTV; encoded by the coding sequence ATGCAGGAATTATATCAACAGTTACTTTCCATCTTATATGGTGTCTGGCGCAAGCGGCACTTTGCCTTGGCTGTCTCCTGGGTGGTTTGCATTGCGGGCTGGATGTATGTCGCCCAGATTCCCAACAAATATGAATCCAGTGCCCGGATTCATGTGGATGCGGAAACCATGCTCAAGCCCCTGATGAAAGGCCTGACCGTTTCCAATAACGTATATGACCAGGTTCGCCTGATGCGCCAGACCCTGATCAGCCGTCCCAATATCGAGAAAGTTATTCGCATGACCGACCTCGATATGACGGTGACCTCAGAAGAGGAAACCGAAAAGCTGGTTGAAGCCCTGAGCGAAGATATCAAAATCAATATCCAGGGCGCCGCCAACCTGTTCCAGATTTCCTATGAAAACAGCAATCCGGCCGTGGCCAAGAAAGTTGTCCAGTCGCTCCTGAATATCTTCATCGAGGACAAGCTGGCAACGGGCCGCAAGGACCTGTCCTCTGCCCTGCGCTTCATTGAAGAACAGATCCGCGAATATGAAGAGCAGATGGAAATTGCCGAGCAGCGGACCGCCGAATTCAAGCAGAAAAACATGTCTTTCCTGTCCAGCCAGGGGAAATCCTATTTCGACCAGATGCAGCAGGCCCAGGAAGACGTTGCGATTGTGAAAAACCAGATCAGCGAATATCGCAACAAACAGAAACAGATGAAAGCCTATCTGGAAAATATTCCGCCCTATCTGGCGTCAGGCTCAGGCACCGGTCCGGCAATCGGCGGAGCAGGACCTTCCACGTCCAGCAACCTGGCCAACCGGATTTCCATCCTGGAGCAGCGGCTGGATGACCTTTATGCCCGCGGCTACAAGGATCAGCATCCTGACGTGAAGATTATCATGAACCAGATTGCGGACCTGCAGGCCAAAATGGCTGAGGAGCAGGCTGAACTGGCCAAGGCCCTGGAGGAAGGGGATACCGAGAAACTCCAGAATACAGCCGGAGTACGGCCCAACCCGGTCTACGACCAGCTGAATATGAATATTATCGAACTGGAAGGTGAAATTGCCAGCCTGCAGGCGCGACTTGCACAGAAGGAAGACGAGGTCAAACGGCTGTCTTCTTATGCCCAGCGCGTGCCGGAAGTGGAGGCTGAACTTGCCCGCCTGAACCGGGACTACGGCATTATCAAGCGAAACTACAACGAACTTCTCGAGAAACGTGAGTCGGCCCGGATTTCCCAGGACCTGGAGACCAAATCCGATCGTGTACAGTTCCGGGTGATTGAGCCGCCACAGGAAGCGCGTGAACCCAGCAGTCCGAACCGTCTCCTTTATGTGGTTGCAGTGCTGTTTATCGGCCTCGGGGCAGGAGTTGGTGTTGCTTTCCTGATGAGCCAGATGCATTCAACCTTCTCAACCGAGCAGCGGTTGCGGGATATTCTGTCCCTGCCGGTGCTGGGAAGTATTTCCGCCATTCCTTCTCCGCAGGAACTGCGGGGCAGAAAACGTAAACTGATCCTGTTCTCCATCATGTTGGCAGGACTGTTCATCTCCTGCGTCAGCGTTTACGCAATGATGAATTACTATTACGTGCCTACAGTGTAA
- a CDS encoding XrtA/PEP-CTERM system exopolysaccharide export protein: MAKLAMVLGLLAVAGCGAKDGGLPSAGFVPINEGPGEPYVVGPLDNLEIFVWRNPELSTSVTVRPDGRFSVPLIDDMAATGRTPTQLARDIEKKLAEYIQSPIVTVIVSGFQGPFAQQVRVVGSATQPQAIPYRANMTLLDLMIAVGGTTEFAAGNRAVLARVENGTQKEYNVRIDDLLKDGDTSANVKINPGDVVIIPESFF, encoded by the coding sequence ATGGCCAAGCTGGCTATGGTTCTTGGTCTGCTGGCAGTGGCCGGTTGTGGGGCAAAAGACGGCGGTCTGCCGTCAGCAGGTTTTGTGCCGATCAATGAGGGGCCGGGTGAGCCTTATGTTGTTGGCCCGCTTGACAATCTGGAGATTTTTGTCTGGCGTAACCCTGAGCTCTCCACCAGCGTGACAGTACGCCCGGACGGACGTTTCTCCGTGCCTCTGATCGATGACATGGCCGCCACCGGCCGCACACCGACCCAGCTGGCCCGGGATATCGAGAAAAAACTCGCTGAATATATCCAGAGTCCGATTGTGACCGTTATCGTCAGCGGCTTCCAGGGCCCGTTCGCCCAGCAGGTGCGCGTTGTCGGTTCTGCAACACAGCCGCAGGCCATTCCGTACCGCGCCAATATGACGCTTCTGGACCTGATGATTGCTGTTGGCGGCACCACTGAATTTGCCGCCGGTAACCGGGCGGTTCTGGCGCGTGTCGAAAACGGTACACAGAAGGAATATAACGTCCGTATTGATGATCTTCTGAAAGACGGCGATACCAGCGCCAATGTGAAGATCAACCCGGGTGACGTGGTCATTATTCCGGAAAGCTTCTTCTAA